CGCCCTGCCCATTCCCAGTATTATTGAAGCGATTATGCCGGAACGGGCGGCAGGGAATAAAACCATTAAGACAGTTTGCCATTTTGTTGCGCCAAGTGCAAAAGAACCTTCACGATATGTTTGGGGAACTGCAACGAGGGAATCATATGAAATGCTCACGATTGTTGGTAAAATCATAATACCAAGGACAAGGCTTGAGGTAAGGATTGAGAAGCCAGAACCACCGAATGTTTCCCTTACCAGTGGAACAAGAATGACAATACCAATGAATCCATAGACAACCGAAGGAATGCCGGCAAGTAATTCAATTATCGGTTTTAGTGTTTTCTGGACTGGGGGTGGAGAGAATTCTGCAAGGAATATTGCACATGCTAACCCAAGGGGGACGCCAACAATGAGTGCTCCAAATGTAACGAATAAAGAGCCGATTATCATTGAGGTGATGCCGAAATGTCCTTTTGTTGGTGCCCAGTGTGTTGAGAAGAAATTTTTGAATCCTGCCTTAAAAATAAGGGGTAGCCCCTGGGCAAAGATGAAGATTGTAATCAATAATAGCGATACTATCGCAGAGAAAGAGATTATTAATAAAAGATTTTCCGACACTTTTTCTTTCATTTTTGAAATATGTTTGCCGGTATCAAACCTTCATGCATTAAAATTTCCTGGGCTTCGTCTGACAGAACATAGTCAATAAATGATTTTATTGTGCCTTTTGGTTCTTCAAGGGTCAAAAGTAAAAATGGTCTTAAGAATTTATAACTGCTGTTTTTATAATTTTCGAGCGTCGGTGCAACACTATCTATTGATAATGCCTTTACCCTGTTATCAACGAGTCCTGCTGAGATATATCCTATCGCCTGTGGAGTATTTGCGACTATTTCCCGTATCGCACCATTAGAATCCTGGACCAGGCAAGCATCACTTATCGCAGTCCCGTGCATTATCAATTCTTCAAATGCCCCCCTTGTTCCGGAGCCTTCTTCTCTTGTAACCGCATATATTTTTTTATCCGGTCCACCAACTTCTTTCCAGTTGGTGATTTTACCAGCAAATATGTCTTTTAATTCATCATGGGTTAAATTTTTGATAGGATTTGATGGATGCACAACGATTGCGATACCATCAATAGCCATTATGAATGAATGTAACCCCTGTTCTTCTGTATGGAGATTCCTTGATGAAGTTCCAATTGCGCAGGTCTTATTAAATACTGCCTGGATGCCAGCAGTTGAACCACCACCCTGGACATTGATCTTGATATTTTTATTTTTTATCATATATTCTTCAGCAAGTTTTTCTATAAAAGGCTGGACCGAAGTAGAACCAGCGATAACTAAATCACCGGTTCTTTTAGAACAGAATGTGAAAAGTATTAATGTTAACAATAATAGGTATCGGTGCACGGGTTATTTTACATAAAGTAAGAAGATTGTCAATAAATTCAGTATTAGCTGGTGACCATTAAAATATTAAACTGCCGTTATAATGCCCGTTTATTTGATAAGAGTCTTTTAATTTTTGAGTATATCTCTGATTTTTTATTTTGATAATACCATGTATAAAAATGGTTATTGTGAAATAATGGATCTGTTTCAGGGGTCAGTTCTGATTTTGAGTATTCGTCAGTGAAAGGTATAGGTGAAAATTCGCAGAGATGTGGATTGACACCGAGACGATGGCAGAGTTTTATACCTTCAATAATTTCTTCATAATCCTGCCCGGGCATTCCGTATAAAAGATAAACATGGATCTGATTTGGCGTAAAACCTACCTGTCTTAGAATCTCAACTGCCTTAAGGAATTCAGCAGTGTTTACTTTATTTCCGGTTTTCTTTTGGACCTCAGGATTTGTTGTTTCAAGACTTAAATACATTGTCTTGAAATTTGCTTTATACATAAGTTGCGCAATTTTTTTATCAATGAATCTGCAATGGAGACCGTTTGAACTATGGAGATTCAATCTCCAATTTTCTGCTATTATTTTTTCAAGAAGGTCGGGGAATTTTGGATTACATAAAAGGGCATCGTCAAAGAACGCAATGTTATCTGTTTTTTTAGATAAATTATGAATTTGTTGAAGTATCAGTTTATTATCATAATAATAGAAATCAGGTGATAATATCTTTGTCGCACAATAAGAACATCTAAATGGGCATCCCCTTGATGTGATTATAACACCATAATTCAATGAATTGTAAAGAGAAAAATCAGGAAATGTAGATTCTCTATCAAGCTTATTTTTTAGATAGCCTTTTTCGTTTAAAAATTTTATTAAGCAATCTTCAGCATTGCCGGGTATTATATAATCAGCACCTGAATACTTTTCTGCATGTTCTTTACACAGCGTTGCATACAATCCACCAAGTATTACCGGTATTTCTGAAAAATGATTTTTTATTATTCTTATTGCATTTAATACACCGAGATACCAGTAGGTCATTGAGGAGGTGATGAAAATGAGGTCGGGTTTTTTAATTTTTTTTAATGCAGAGATGAATACTTCTTCAGGGATGCCATATCGTTTGAACCTTCTTGGTATATTTTTAAATATTTGTGGTTTTTCAACAATTTCATAATGATATTTGCCTCGTCCGTAAATATCCGTCTTTGTTTCGGTTTTAAAATAAGGGCTCAATCTGTCCATACAATCAATAAAATCAATCTCCCATCCTGATTTTTTTAGAATGTCTGCAACTATGAGCAACCCCAGAGGTTTATTCCAGAAATCAAATGCCTTAAAATCGTATATCCAGGGATTTGCCAATAAAGCGCGCATTAAGTAATTATTATTTCACTTCTATTGTGCTTAATAAATACCAACCCTCTGAATCCGCGGTATTCTGGATTGCGAGTTTAATGTATTTTAAGTTGGGATGGGTATGTTCTGCAAATGGACTGAATAGCCCAAGGTACAATTCATATTCACCTACGGGTATTTCATCGGGTAGGGTTATTTCAACCTTTTCATTATGTATCCCT
The candidate division WOR-3 bacterium genome window above contains:
- a CDS encoding phosphate ABC transporter substrate-binding protein is translated as MHRYLLLLTLILFTFCSKRTGDLVIAGSTSVQPFIEKLAEEYMIKNKNIKINVQGGGSTAGIQAVFNKTCAIGTSSRNLHTEEQGLHSFIMAIDGIAIVVHPSNPIKNLTHDELKDIFAGKITNWKEVGGPDKKIYAVTREEGSGTRGAFEELIMHGTAISDACLVQDSNGAIREIVANTPQAIGYISAGLVDNRVKALSIDSVAPTLENYKNSSYKFLRPFLLLTLEEPKGTIKSFIDYVLSDEAQEILMHEGLIPANIFQK
- a CDS encoding radical SAM protein; this encodes MRALLANPWIYDFKAFDFWNKPLGLLIVADILKKSGWEIDFIDCMDRLSPYFKTETKTDIYGRGKYHYEIVEKPQIFKNIPRRFKRYGIPEEVFISALKKIKKPDLIFITSSMTYWYLGVLNAIRIIKNHFSEIPVILGGLYATLCKEHAEKYSGADYIIPGNAEDCLIKFLNEKGYLKNKLDRESTFPDFSLYNSLNYGVIITSRGCPFRCSYCATKILSPDFYYYDNKLILQQIHNLSKKTDNIAFFDDALLCNPKFPDLLEKIIAENWRLNLHSSNGLHCRFIDKKIAQLMYKANFKTMYLSLETTNPEVQKKTGNKVNTAEFLKAVEILRQVGFTPNQIHVYLLYGMPGQDYEEIIEGIKLCHRLGVNPHLCEFSPIPFTDEYSKSELTPETDPLFHNNHFYTWYYQNKKSEIYSKIKRLLSNKRAL
- the pstC gene encoding phosphate ABC transporter permease subunit PstC; this translates as MKEKVSENLLLIISFSAIVSLLLITIFIFAQGLPLIFKAGFKNFFSTHWAPTKGHFGITSMIIGSLFVTFGALIVGVPLGLACAIFLAEFSPPPVQKTLKPIIELLAGIPSVVYGFIGIVILVPLVRETFGGSGFSILTSSLVLGIMILPTIVSISYDSLVAVPQTYREGSFALGATKWQTVLMVLFPAARSGIIASIILGMGRAIGETMAVIMIAGNALKIPHSILDSVRTITSTIALELGYSTGDHRLALFACGSILFIIIIILNILAIRIARRE